In Nicotiana tabacum cultivar K326 chromosome 17, ASM71507v2, whole genome shotgun sequence, one DNA window encodes the following:
- the LOC107798022 gene encoding putative membrane protein At3g27390, giving the protein MSNNVENWLNAVYVVFAFCSALFLGALKSVLVGPIAGLILIVGNVGVILCLFPAHVFWTVYTLAKTNRFDAPLKVVFLFALPALFGIWLVLSIAGTVLVGVGYGFFAPWVSAFEAFRHDDEFNKFIHCIVDGTWGTIKGSCIAVRDCADMCYHSYPMYLKELRDSPSSLDLQPFRFIHVPGCIMVGLMGLIVEIPLYTAIAVVKSPFMLFKGWYRLIHDLISREGPFLETACIPVAGLTILLWPLVVIGSVVMAIFSSFFIGLYGAVIVYQERSFQRGVAFVIAMVAEFDEYTNDWLYLREGSILPKPHYRNKKSSNSSEYSVKRNGSVQGRLNSIFAEAPAMLVPSLTSSRSVREAIQEVKMVQVWQNMIRSCEIRGKELLDAKVITPSDLDDWLKAKHGLDVAVVNVGLPCYTFLQIIFYSIKAGSYGLFLLEDLEITHLNRPQDRLLDWFFQPVMVLKEQIRVLSLEEGEMRFLEKVVLFESNSERFKAWENGSLAPQDSLRAAQIEGISRRMVGMVRSVSKFPTYRRKFRQIVKTLIMYSNPKEGSTRSISQSVTKNSSTRSIPQSVTKNSSTRSVSTRSNGSLEIV; this is encoded by the exons ATGTCCAACAACGTGGAAAATTGGTTAAATGCCGTTTATGTGGTTTTTGCGTTTTGCTCTGCTTTATTTTTGGGTGCTCTTAAAA GTGTGTTAGTGGGTCCAATTGCTGGCCTAATTCTTATTGTAGGGAATGTTGGAGTGATCTTATGTCTCTTCCCAGCACATGTTTTCTGGACAGTTTACACCCTTGCCAA GACAAACAGATTTGATGCGCCACTTAAAGTTGTTTTCTTGTTTGCTTTGCCTGCGTTATTTGGAATATGGTTGGTTTTAAGCATAGCTGGTACTGTTCTTGTGGGAGTTGGATATGGCTTCTTTGCTCCCTGGGTTTCTGCTTTTGAAGCTTTTAGACATGACGACGAATTTAACAAGTTTATTCATTGCATTGTG GATGGAACATGGGGAACCATAAAAGGTAGCTGCATCGCCGTCCGAGATTGTGCGGATATGTGTTATCATTCTTATCCAATGTATTTGAAAGAGCTGCGGGATTCGCCTTCTTCTCTTGACCTTCAACCTTTTAG ATTCATCCATGTACCAGGATGTATTATGGTTGGTTTAATGGGACTGATTGTGGAAATTCCTCTGTACACTGCTATAGCCGTAGTCAAGAGCCCATTTATGTTGTTCAAGGGATGGTACAGACTCATACATGATCTGATCAGTCGCGAAGGTCCATTTCTTGAAACTGCTTGCATTCCTGTTGCTGGATTGACAATCCTTCTGTGGCCTCTTGTTGTCATTGGAAGTGTTGTAATGGCTATTTTCTCTAGCTTTTTCATTGGATTATATGGTGCTGTTATTGTCTATCAG GAAAGGTCCTTCCAAAGAGGTGTTGCTTTTGTGATTGCAATGGTGGCAGAGTTTGATGAGTACACAAATGATTGGCTTTACCTTAGAGAAGGGTCTATTCTTCCAAA GCCTCATTATCGAAACAAGAAGTCATCCAACTCGTCGGAGTACTCTGTGAAACGAAACGGTTCAGTACAAGGCAGATTAAACTCTATATTTGCTGAAGCACCTGCAATGCttgtgccaagcctaacttcaTCTAGATCAGTTAGGGAGGCAATACAAGAAGTAAAAATGGTGCAG GTGTGGCAGAACATGATAAGATCATGTGAAATAAGGGGCAAGGAATTATTGGACGCGAAAGTGATAACTCCCAGCGACCTAGATGATTGGTTGAAGGCGAAACATGGACTTGATGTTGCAGTCGTCAATGTTGGTTTACCATGTTATACATTTCTACAGATCATCTTCTATTCCATTAAAGCTGGATCGTACGGATTGTTCCTTCTCGAGGATCTTGAGATCACTCACCTGAACAGACCTCAAGACAGATTATTGGACTGGTTTTTCCAACCAGTTATGGTCCTAAAGGAACAAATTAGAGTCCTAAGTCTAGAAGAAGGTGAAATGAGGTTTTTAGAGAAAGTTGTACTTTTCGAAAGCAATTCTGAACGCTTTAAGGCCTGGGAAAATGGAAGCTTGGCGCCTCAAGATTCTCTAAGGGCTGCTCAAATTGAAGGCATAAGCCGAAG GATGGTAGGAATGGTTAGAAGTGTTTCTAAGTTTCCTACTTATAGAAGAAAATTCCGACAAATAGTGAAAACATTGATCATGTATTCCAATCCTAAGGAAGGTTCCACGCGATCCATTTCCCAATCTGTAACGAAAAACAGTTCCACGCGATCCATTCCTCAGTCTGTAACCAAGAACAGTTCCACCAGATCAGTGTCCACGAGATCAAATGGTTCCCTTGAAATTGTTTGA